The sequence GAGGGCAAGAGTGGCTCACCCCTGATAAAATCAACTACACCAATGAAGCACCCCGTGGTCATTTGCCTGCTCCCCTCTGGTTGGAACACTGGCAGAAACCTAAGGATAGCAAGGCAGAACTATTGCGGAAGGAATATGAACTATTTATCCAGCGGATACGGGATTGCAGGGAACACGGGGCACCCAACTAGGGGTATCAGTAACTTCCTCTTGGATTTGCAACTGACTGCAGGGGATTGTGTCTGAGAGAATAGCACTTGCCATCATGCCAGTATGTACCTCTAGGAGGCTTCCCTCCACTGCCTTGAAGATAAGATTTTGTCCTGGAAATACCACCCGCTCGAAGTACCAGTTGGGGATATTGGTGATCCTAATCACTTGGACTTTACTGGTGGCGTTGACGTAGAGGCAGGTAATTTCCTGCAGGTTGCTGGGAATAGGATCAAAAATTTGCGCCATAGCAGCTGGTTAAACTCGTGACTTTAGGTTAACGGAATGTAACGAAAGAGTCTGTAGCCCCTTTTACTGGCTAAAGAATAGTGACAACAAGGGGCAAGGGAGTGTGTCAAGATAGGTAAGGTATTAGGTGATACCATGCAGGAAGACCTCCGCTTAATTGTCGATTTAGTTACTGTCCTGACTGCTGCTGCGCTGGGGGGATTGTTAGCAGCATTTTTACGTGTACCAGTAATTTTGGGTTATATCCTGGGTGGCATCCTCGTCGGTCCAACGGGTTTGGGTCTGATTAAAGAGCTAGTGCAGGTGGAGACCCTTGCCCAGTTCGGGGTTGCCTTTCTCCTGTTTACCCTAGGGGTGGAGTTTTCCCTATCTCGCCTGCAGAAGGTGCGGGAAATCGCGGTGGGGGGAGGTCTCCTGCAAATTTTCCTAACAATTGGCATTACAACGGCAATTGCCCTGGGGGTAAGGTGGGTGCAGACCCCGCTACAGGGGATTTTTTTGGGGGCAATTTTATCCCTCTCCTCCACGGCGGTGGTAGTAAGGATTTGGCAAGAATTAGACGAGATGGAATCCGCCCATGCCCA is a genomic window of Pseudanabaenaceae cyanobacterium SKYG29 containing:
- a CDS encoding DUF1830 domain-containing protein, with protein sequence MAQIFDPIPSNLQEITCLYVNATSKVQVIRITNIPNWYFERVVFPGQNLIFKAVEGSLLEVHTGMMASAILSDTIPCSQLQIQEEVTDTPSWVPRVPCNPVSAG